Proteins co-encoded in one Thermoproteota archaeon genomic window:
- a CDS encoding ABC transporter ATP-binding protein has protein sequence MSLSSGSSEHVLAAEGLKVVYETSFGVVDAASDVTFQVKRGEFFGLAGESGCGKSTVAYSLVKEVPPPGRIVGGKIYINGRDVVPLSEDEMRKIRWKEISVIPQAAMNALNPVYTVGDQIAEAILAHEEMSKDDALARAEELLDLVGVGRQRVRSYPHELSGGQRQRVMIAMALALNPPVVIADEPTTALDVVVQAQILNLFKELRSKFNMSLIFITHDLTTMFELVDRIAVMYAGKIVEIGPTDKIVDDPLHPYTELLVRAVPRIGVGEKGRFEYIPGSPPNLLEPPPGCRFHPRCPKRFEPCDKEEPRMVEVEKGRFVACHLIAGRTS, from the coding sequence ATGTCACTATCAAGCGGTTCTTCTGAGCATGTGCTGGCTGCAGAAGGGTTAAAAGTTGTGTACGAGACGAGCTTCGGCGTCGTCGATGCGGCATCAGATGTGACATTTCAGGTGAAGAGAGGTGAATTTTTCGGATTAGCTGGGGAGTCGGGATGTGGGAAGAGTACCGTAGCATACTCTTTGGTAAAGGAAGTCCCGCCTCCTGGTAGGATAGTGGGAGGTAAGATCTACATAAATGGAAGGGACGTAGTTCCGCTTTCAGAGGACGAGATGCGGAAAATAAGATGGAAAGAAATTAGCGTTATACCCCAAGCTGCGATGAATGCTTTGAACCCCGTGTACACAGTCGGCGATCAGATAGCTGAGGCGATACTGGCCCATGAGGAGATGAGTAAGGATGATGCACTAGCCAGAGCAGAAGAGCTGCTTGATCTGGTGGGGGTGGGCAGACAGAGGGTTAGGAGCTACCCTCATGAGCTCTCCGGGGGGCAGAGGCAGAGGGTCATGATAGCCATGGCCTTGGCACTCAACCCCCCCGTTGTTATAGCTGACGAACCCACTACTGCCCTCGATGTGGTGGTTCAGGCCCAGATCCTCAACTTGTTCAAGGAATTGAGGAGTAAGTTTAACATGTCTCTCATTTTCATAACCCACGACCTCACTACCATGTTCGAATTGGTGGACAGAATTGCGGTAATGTACGCCGGGAAGATAGTGGAAATAGGGCCGACCGACAAGATAGTAGATGACCCCCTCCATCCCTACACGGAGCTGCTGGTGAGGGCGGTCCCGAGGATAGGAGTGGGAGAGAAGGGGAGGTTCGAATACATACCAGGATCTCCGCCAAATCTGCTGGAACCCCCGCCCGGATGTAGATTCCATCCCCGCTGCCCGAAGAGGTTCGAGCCGTGTGATAAGGAGGAGCCGAGGATGGTGGAAGTGGAGAAGGGTAGGTTCGTGGCCTGCCACTTGATTGCAGGCAGGACATCTTAG
- a CDS encoding ATP-binding cassette domain-containing protein, with translation MRAMIIEVRGLKKYFPVRRSWSDILKGREQKFVKAVNDLNFAIEENEVFCLAGESGCGKSTTGRLLVRLLEPTEGQVIFEGRNIYDIPKGEFKEYRKKMQIIFQDPYESLNPRMTIYDLIEEPLRIHGVRSEEERFDMVYQALKDVGLEPPEDFMIRYPHQLSGGQRQRVAIARALILNPKFVVADEPVSMLDVSIRAGILKLMLDLKEKYGLTYLFITHDLSVAYHMCDRLAIMYLGKIVELGSADSVILDPKHPYTKALVEAVPKGQVDYRRKLKEVPIKGDVPSPIDLPRGCIFHPRCVEAFEPCDKEEPKLVEVEKGRFVACHLYR, from the coding sequence GTGAGAGCTATGATAATAGAGGTCAGGGGTCTCAAGAAGTACTTCCCCGTGAGAAGGAGCTGGTCGGACATTCTGAAGGGTAGGGAGCAGAAGTTCGTGAAAGCAGTTAACGACCTCAACTTCGCGATTGAGGAGAATGAGGTCTTTTGCTTAGCTGGAGAGTCGGGATGTGGGAAGAGCACCACTGGCCGACTTCTGGTCAGGTTGCTGGAGCCGACTGAGGGACAAGTCATCTTTGAAGGGAGGAATATCTACGACATACCCAAAGGAGAGTTCAAGGAATATAGGAAGAAGATGCAGATAATATTCCAAGATCCCTACGAGTCCCTGAACCCTAGGATGACCATCTACGATCTGATAGAGGAACCTCTCCGCATACACGGAGTTCGAAGCGAGGAGGAGAGGTTCGATATGGTTTATCAGGCTCTGAAGGATGTGGGGCTGGAGCCTCCCGAGGACTTCATGATAAGGTATCCCCACCAGCTGTCGGGGGGACAGAGGCAGAGGGTGGCCATTGCTCGGGCGCTGATACTGAACCCCAAGTTTGTGGTCGCCGACGAACCGGTCAGTATGCTTGATGTGTCTATAAGGGCCGGCATACTTAAGCTCATGCTCGATCTAAAGGAGAAGTATGGTCTCACCTACCTCTTCATAACCCACGACCTGTCGGTGGCCTATCACATGTGCGACAGGCTGGCGATCATGTACTTGGGGAAAATAGTGGAGCTGGGATCCGCAGATAGCGTGATACTCGATCCCAAGCATCCATACACGAAGGCACTGGTAGAAGCTGTTCCCAAGGGTCAAGTGGACTACAGGAGGAAGTTGAAGGAGGTCCCAATAAAGGGAGACGTTCCAAGCCCTATAGACCTGCCGAGAGGATGCATATTCCATCCAAGGTGCGTAGAGGCTTTTGAGCCGTGTGATAAGGAGGAGCCAAAGCTTGTGGAAGTGGAGAAGGGTAGGTTCGTGGCCTGCCACCTCTACCGCTAA
- a CDS encoding type II toxin-antitoxin system VapC family toxin → MGAVLDTNIVIEIAAGNKEVLDKVLSIDNEFYLTTISRFELFSGNLTDREKFWIDQLISLPLDDDSSELAAMLFKSLKKEGRTVSLRDLFIGAICMSNGLPLITLDTDFLALKYHGLELHLLRD, encoded by the coding sequence ATGGGGGCAGTCCTTGACACGAACATCGTGATAGAAATAGCAGCGGGAAATAAGGAGGTCCTAGATAAGGTTCTATCCATAGATAATGAGTTCTACCTGACTACCATCAGCAGATTCGAGTTGTTTTCCGGAAATCTGACCGATAGGGAGAAGTTCTGGATAGATCAGTTGATAAGTCTTCCCCTCGACGATGATTCCTCCGAGTTGGCGGCCATGCTATTCAAGTCCCTAAAGAAGGAGGGAAGGACTGTATCTCTGAGGGATCTCTTCATAGGAGCCATATGCATGTCCAACGGGCTTCCTCTGATAACGTTGGATACAGACTTCCTAGCCCTTAAGTATCACGGTCTTGAACTCCACCTGCTCAGGGATTAG
- a CDS encoding antitoxin VapB family protein, with protein sequence MPKTITLSDDVYKELLRIKGKRSFSEVIRDLLKERRGNSHVLLMLFSTMSKERYKEMKRAVEELEEEFERWGQSLTRTS encoded by the coding sequence ATGCCTAAGACCATAACCCTATCAGATGACGTATACAAGGAGTTGCTCAGGATAAAGGGGAAGAGGTCATTCTCAGAGGTCATAAGGGACCTCTTAAAAGAAAGGAGAGGTAACTCTCATGTATTGCTCATGCTATTCAGCACGATGAGTAAAGAGAGATATAAGGAAATGAAGAGAGCTGTGGAAGAGTTAGAGGAGGAGTTCGAGAGATGGGGGCAGTCCTTGACACGAACATCGTGA
- a CDS encoding M20/M25/M40 family metallo-hydrolase has product MCRNYEELYREAVELTRRLVSIPSVIGSEEEISKFLADWLADKGLMVRRDEVGNVISMSGEGRLYLLYNGHMDTVPPQPRWTKDPFDPVIEEDKLYGLGSSDMKGGLAAMAVAYAELANCTDLPLIYTAVVREEGGDDTPENMRGALHLAKTFLQGKKAVGIVGEGSVDKDGRLIIRIGHNGKLRMKIRVRGIAGHGSRPDYAVNAIYLAMEVVRAFKESYDYTNPIKIPKVTLDSEIRPPLSINVFKAGEAINQIPNEAEFLVDRRVVYGEDIEKLRRRYSSLVEHVIEELRQELAPRLEELGRDIGADVEEIGMNRPPYMLPDNEEASRLLNAAKKVVEDMEGKAELSYGTGYTDAEILWSFAGIPSIILGPGARAHVQDEYLDLGPLKKVVRAYMDIPRLMFR; this is encoded by the coding sequence ATGTGCAGGAATTATGAGGAACTTTACAGAGAGGCCGTCGAGCTGACTAGGAGGTTAGTCAGCATCCCGAGTGTGATAGGGAGCGAGGAAGAGATCTCCAAATTCCTAGCCGACTGGCTGGCGGACAAGGGACTGATGGTACGGAGGGATGAGGTTGGGAATGTCATATCGATGAGCGGTGAGGGTCGCCTGTACCTCCTCTACAACGGGCACATGGACACCGTCCCCCCTCAGCCAAGATGGACCAAAGATCCTTTCGACCCCGTCATCGAGGAAGACAAGCTCTACGGCCTCGGCAGCTCGGACATGAAGGGCGGATTAGCTGCCATGGCCGTCGCTTACGCGGAGCTGGCCAACTGCACTGACCTTCCCCTTATATACACTGCCGTGGTGAGGGAGGAAGGCGGCGATGACACCCCGGAGAACATGAGGGGGGCTCTTCACCTCGCTAAGACGTTCCTCCAAGGAAAGAAGGCCGTGGGCATAGTGGGGGAGGGTTCCGTAGATAAGGACGGGAGGCTGATCATCAGGATAGGCCACAACGGTAAGTTGAGGATGAAGATCAGGGTCAGGGGGATAGCGGGTCACGGATCGAGGCCAGACTACGCGGTTAACGCCATATATCTGGCCATGGAGGTGGTGAGGGCCTTCAAGGAGAGTTACGACTACACCAATCCAATCAAGATACCCAAGGTGACGTTAGACAGCGAGATAAGGCCGCCTCTCTCAATCAATGTCTTCAAGGCGGGTGAGGCGATAAATCAGATACCAAACGAGGCCGAATTCTTGGTGGACAGGAGGGTAGTTTACGGGGAGGACATAGAAAAGTTGAGGAGGCGGTACTCCAGCTTGGTGGAGCATGTGATCGAGGAGCTGAGGCAGGAGCTGGCGCCGAGGCTCGAGGAGCTGGGCAGGGACATCGGAGCGGATGTCGAGGAGATCGGCATGAACAGGCCACCTTACATGTTGCCCGATAATGAGGAGGCTAGCAGACTGCTTAACGCCGCGAAGAAGGTCGTGGAAGACATGGAGGGTAAAGCGGAGCTCTCCTACGGGACCGGGTACACCGATGCCGAGATACTCTGGTCCTTTGCGGGCATTCCATCCATAATACTGGGCCCGGGAGCGAGGGCGCACGTGCAGGACGAGTACCTAGACTTGGGCCCCCTGAAAAAGGTTGTGAGGGCTTACATGGATATACCTAGGCTCATGTTTCGGTAG
- a CDS encoding RpoL/Rpb11 RNA polymerase subunit family protein, protein MDVEVKEVGPSEIRVVIRGETYTLLTPIVEELNARDDVEFAGYDVPHPLKEEGIIFLRVRDGLDPRKILRETVEKLIKEYEGLEKSFREELERIATET, encoded by the coding sequence ATGGATGTTGAGGTGAAGGAGGTCGGGCCCAGTGAGATAAGGGTCGTGATCAGGGGTGAGACATACACCCTCCTGACCCCCATAGTTGAGGAGCTTAACGCTCGAGATGATGTGGAGTTCGCCGGTTACGATGTCCCCCATCCACTTAAGGAGGAGGGAATCATATTTCTGAGGGTCAGGGATGGTCTGGATCCTAGGAAGATCCTGAGAGAGACCGTAGAGAAGCTCATAAAAGAATATGAGGGTTTAGAAAAGAGCTTCAGGGAGGAACTAGAGAGGATAGCTACCGAAACATGA
- a CDS encoding DUF2067 family protein, which yields MSRGSLLDKRSFVLSLSHDELEDFLEYLERRMEGRDYSYKYVTGSGLKITLFGTREENKVAESVVRRSYRNFKIVRNPVGGLYRYPSEWLMEHGGGVSMSLLTLSLKGAGLTANWKKDLLYTELEPEEMVDLMSELRTLVNEIKYEVRQRKAREVVVAAAVNAGVSPIEALELAEEEGLLERDERGMWWFRADPELVMDTLIRKLSEMEVDENGC from the coding sequence ATGTCAAGAGGTAGCCTCTTAGACAAGAGGAGTTTTGTGCTCTCGCTCTCTCACGACGAGCTGGAAGATTTCCTTGAGTATCTGGAGAGGAGGATGGAAGGCAGGGATTACTCCTACAAGTATGTGACTGGCTCTGGGCTGAAGATAACCCTCTTCGGCACTAGGGAGGAGAACAAGGTAGCGGAGAGCGTGGTGAGACGATCTTACAGGAACTTCAAGATAGTGAGGAATCCCGTTGGGGGGCTCTACAGGTATCCGTCGGAGTGGTTGATGGAGCACGGTGGAGGCGTTTCAATGAGCCTCCTGACCCTCTCACTGAAGGGAGCCGGCCTCACTGCCAACTGGAAGAAGGACCTCCTCTACACGGAGCTGGAGCCTGAGGAGATGGTGGATCTTATGTCCGAACTAAGGACTCTAGTTAACGAGATAAAGTATGAGGTAAGGCAGAGGAAGGCCAGAGAGGTGGTGGTAGCAGCTGCTGTCAACGCAGGCGTATCCCCAATCGAGGCACTGGAGTTAGCTGAGGAGGAGGGCCTGCTCGAGAGGGATGAGAGGGGGATGTGGTGGTTCAGGGCAGATCCCGAGCTCGTGATGGATACCCTGATAAGGAAGCTGTCGGAGATGGAGGTAGATGAGAATGGATGTTGA
- a CDS encoding exosome complex RNA-binding protein Csl4, which translates to MRERRIVVPGERLGVVEEFIPGEGVREERGTLYSVYLGSLHERDINVSVRPFKKPILPLRPGEIALGEIRNADRSVYHVHLTALVKPRRALLSPPVQAVMSKRPPNLGARPSDIVLVRINSVDNGTVTVTMGGPPDLGVILSFCPTCGAPLRKGVGYTLVCERCGKVYLDKKISSRYGWNPFKEGLIRYVKR; encoded by the coding sequence ATGAGGGAAAGGAGGATCGTGGTTCCCGGAGAGAGGTTGGGAGTTGTTGAGGAATTTATACCCGGAGAGGGGGTCAGGGAGGAAAGGGGCACCCTTTACTCAGTTTACTTGGGCTCCCTGCATGAGAGGGACATTAATGTGTCCGTAAGACCCTTTAAGAAGCCTATACTTCCCCTCAGACCTGGGGAGATAGCTTTAGGCGAGATAAGAAATGCTGACAGGAGCGTCTACCATGTCCATCTCACCGCCCTCGTGAAGCCGAGAAGGGCGCTGCTCTCCCCTCCCGTCCAAGCGGTGATGTCCAAGAGACCTCCTAACTTGGGAGCTAGGCCCAGCGACATCGTTCTTGTGAGAATAAACTCGGTTGATAACGGTACGGTCACTGTTACGATGGGAGGGCCGCCCGACCTGGGCGTCATACTGAGCTTCTGTCCCACCTGCGGTGCCCCCTTGAGGAAGGGTGTGGGGTACACCTTGGTGTGCGAGAGATGCGGTAAGGTATATTTAGACAAGAAGATCAGTAGCAGATACGGGTGGAATCCCTTTAAGGAAGGGCTGATAAGATATGTCAAGAGGTAG
- a CDS encoding METTL5 family protein: protein MERPRDKKELEIVLQGLKDLKNPKPELEQHSTPPNLASSLIHLAYLMGDLERSRVADLGCGNGILAIGSVLYGASYAIGVDIDPEAVEVAKKNAGAVGISDRTKFVVMDVSNFEERVDVVIQNPPFGVVRRHADLKFLDKALRISRVVYSIHMAGNSKFLAEYASKRGARLTHVERWPFPLRRIFYYHRRRVVSIPVEMLRFEVIS from the coding sequence ATGGAAAGGCCGAGGGATAAGAAGGAGCTGGAGATAGTCCTTCAGGGGCTCAAAGACCTGAAAAACCCCAAGCCGGAGCTGGAACAACACTCCACTCCTCCGAACCTCGCCTCCTCTTTGATCCATTTGGCATACCTCATGGGCGATTTGGAGAGATCGAGGGTCGCGGATCTCGGGTGCGGTAACGGAATCTTGGCGATAGGCTCGGTCCTGTATGGAGCATCCTATGCTATAGGCGTGGACATAGACCCGGAGGCGGTGGAGGTAGCTAAGAAGAACGCTGGAGCGGTAGGGATTTCGGATAGGACCAAGTTCGTGGTGATGGATGTCTCAAACTTCGAGGAGAGGGTGGATGTGGTGATACAGAACCCCCCTTTCGGGGTAGTGCGCAGGCACGCGGACCTTAAGTTTTTGGATAAGGCACTCCGGATTTCTAGGGTGGTTTACTCCATACACATGGCTGGGAACTCCAAGTTCCTAGCCGAGTACGCCTCTAAGAGGGGAGCTAGGCTGACTCACGTCGAGAGATGGCCCTTCCCCCTCAGGAGGATCTTCTACTACCACAGGAGGAGGGTTGTCAGCATACCCGTGGAGATGTTGAGGTTCGAGGTGATATCATGA
- a CDS encoding 50S ribosomal protein L16, giving the protein MSLRPARNYRALQRPYTRKEYIKSIPYSKINKFDHGNVHGDFDYEVRLVADASFQVRSNALEAARMTILAQLRKRTPSDEYYFFKIVPYPHHILRKHAMAGVHKAERLQKGMRLAFGKPDGRAAQIRKGDTILFIRVKEEHLDVAKYCVKLAKLKIPHMTKVEVVKLDGKAEG; this is encoded by the coding sequence ATGTCCCTTAGACCGGCGAGGAACTATAGGGCGCTGCAGAGGCCCTACACTCGGAAGGAGTACATAAAGAGCATACCCTACAGCAAGATCAACAAGTTCGACCACGGCAATGTGCACGGGGATTTCGACTACGAGGTGAGGCTCGTAGCGGATGCTAGCTTCCAGGTCAGAAGCAACGCTCTAGAGGCCGCGAGGATGACCATCTTAGCCCAGCTCAGGAAGAGGACCCCATCGGACGAGTACTACTTCTTCAAGATAGTCCCCTATCCCCATCACATACTCAGGAAGCACGCAATGGCCGGTGTCCACAAGGCGGAGAGGCTTCAGAAGGGTATGAGGCTGGCTTTCGGTAAGCCCGACGGCAGAGCGGCTCAGATAAGGAAGGGCGACACCATTCTGTTCATAAGGGTAAAGGAGGAGCACCTAGACGTGGCCAAGTACTGCGTCAAGCTGGCGAAGCTCAAGATCCCACACATGACCAAGGTGGAAGTGGTCAAGCTAGATGGAAAGGCCGAGGGATAA
- a CDS encoding TrmJ/YjtD family RNA methyltransferase, giving the protein MPDLVLILVEPEKADNVGMIARAMKNFGFRRLRIVRPMFESFDRALAAAMHAKDVVNAAEILTTLEEAREGIDLLIGTTARVSRYSLDRRAIPIRDLLKELSWDATYGLVMGRESVGLTTEELAFCDVVTTIPSSEEYPALNLANATAIFLYEFFLSFKDPTHFQEKPVPREVRELMVNYIRDIVNAIELADHKRERVVPLVRRIVERTFPCGMSAGEATYLVGIIKAVRDKLMKVR; this is encoded by the coding sequence ATGCCAGATCTCGTGCTCATACTGGTGGAGCCGGAGAAGGCGGATAATGTGGGGATGATAGCTAGAGCGATGAAGAACTTCGGCTTCAGGAGGCTCAGGATAGTGAGACCCATGTTTGAGTCCTTCGACAGGGCTTTAGCTGCGGCGATGCATGCCAAGGATGTTGTGAACGCTGCGGAAATACTCACAACGTTGGAGGAGGCCAGAGAGGGGATAGACCTCCTGATAGGGACAACGGCTAGGGTGAGCAGGTACTCATTGGACAGGAGGGCCATCCCGATAAGAGATCTCCTGAAGGAGCTGAGTTGGGACGCGACCTATGGCCTAGTGATGGGTAGGGAATCGGTGGGGCTCACGACTGAAGAGTTGGCCTTCTGCGATGTAGTCACCACCATTCCATCGAGCGAGGAGTACCCGGCCCTTAACTTGGCCAACGCTACGGCCATATTCCTCTACGAATTCTTCTTGTCGTTTAAAGACCCAACCCACTTCCAAGAAAAGCCCGTCCCCCGTGAGGTAAGGGAGCTGATGGTTAACTATATAAGGGACATTGTGAATGCCATCGAGCTGGCGGACCACAAGAGGGAGAGGGTCGTCCCCCTCGTCAGGAGGATAGTGGAGAGGACCTTCCCCTGTGGTATGTCCGCTGGTGAGGCCACCTACCTAGTAGGGATTATAAAGGCCGTTAGGGACAAGTTGATGAAGGTGAGGTAG